A window of the Oscillospiraceae bacterium NTUH-002-81 genome harbors these coding sequences:
- a CDS encoding aldose epimerase family protein: MGIETSFFGKTAGGEIARLYRLYNDYMEMTVTDYGACLVNVWFRDKRGRFQDIVWGYDTLAEYEENEPNLGAIIGRNANRIGGAEVTVGGVSYPLEHNDGENNLHSGSHGYHKRMWEAWTDMNDGEPSVTFLLKSPHMDQGYPGTAKISVTYTLTTDNKIRIDYQAKADQDTVFNFTNHSYFNLEGQESSSVMDHVVTIYADAFTPTDKALMPTGEVRSVEGTPMDFRTEHRIGERIDTDYEPLVTAGGYDHNWVLDETPDGTADGVRRAAYVYSDNSGIEMAVDTDLPGIQMYTANFLDQEKGKDGHVYPKRSAVCFETQYFPDANHHENFPGTIVKAGETYRTTTIFSFGRKQ; encoded by the coding sequence ATGGGAATTGAGACGAGTTTTTTCGGAAAGACAGCGGGCGGAGAGATCGCCAGACTTTACCGCCTTTACAATGATTATATGGAAATGACTGTGACAGATTACGGCGCCTGCCTGGTGAATGTGTGGTTCCGGGATAAGAGGGGGCGTTTTCAGGATATTGTCTGGGGCTATGACACCCTGGCGGAATATGAGGAAAATGAACCGAACCTGGGAGCCATCATCGGCAGAAATGCCAACCGCATCGGCGGTGCGGAGGTGACCGTGGGCGGCGTGTCCTATCCGCTAGAGCACAACGATGGGGAAAATAATTTACATAGTGGCAGTCACGGCTACCATAAACGGATGTGGGAGGCCTGGACGGATATGAATGACGGCGAGCCAAGCGTGACCTTTTTGCTGAAAAGCCCTCACATGGATCAGGGCTATCCGGGAACGGCGAAGATTTCCGTCACCTATACGCTGACCACGGACAACAAAATCCGCATCGATTATCAGGCAAAGGCGGATCAGGATACGGTATTTAATTTTACCAATCACAGTTACTTCAATCTGGAAGGACAGGAGAGCAGTAGCGTGATGGATCATGTGGTGACCATTTATGCGGATGCTTTTACCCCGACAGATAAAGCATTGATGCCCACCGGCGAGGTGCGAAGCGTGGAGGGAACGCCCATGGATTTCCGGACGGAGCACCGGATCGGGGAGCGGATCGACACAGACTATGAACCGCTGGTGACAGCCGGTGGATACGATCATAACTGGGTGCTGGATGAAACACCAGATGGTACGGCTGACGGAGTACGCCGGGCTGCCTATGTATACTCGGACAACAGCGGCATTGAGATGGCGGTGGACACCGACCTTCCGGGCATCCAGATGTATACGGCCAATTTCCTGGATCAGGAAAAGGGAAAGGACGGGCACGTATATCCGAAGCGCTCTGCGGTCTGCTTTGAGACCCAGTATTTCCCGGATGCCAACCATCATGAGAATTTTCCGGGAACCATCGTGAAAGCCGGGGAGACTTACCGGACAACGACGATTTTCAGCTTTGGAAGAAAACAGTAG
- a CDS encoding ABC transporter ATP-binding protein has translation MIDVFHISKEYSAGRGIFDVSFQVEPGEVFGLLGANGAGKTTTIRHLMGFVHADMGECFIGGKNCWDEAALIQKKLGYLPGEVSLPPQMTGVQFLNFCGKMRELKSQRRRDELVERFDLDPSVKIRRMSRGTKQKLAIVCAFMHRPDVLILDEPTTGLDPLMRSRFIELLLEEKDMGRTIFLSSHIFEEMEKTCDRVGMLVGGHLAAVETVPDGKEQRLEDIFMHYYGGEEHA, from the coding sequence ATGATTGACGTATTTCACATTTCAAAAGAATACTCCGCCGGGAGAGGGATTTTTGATGTGAGTTTTCAGGTGGAGCCGGGAGAGGTGTTCGGTCTTCTGGGCGCCAACGGCGCGGGAAAGACGACGACGATCCGCCATCTGATGGGATTTGTACATGCGGATATGGGAGAATGCTTCATTGGTGGAAAGAACTGCTGGGATGAGGCGGCCCTGATCCAGAAGAAACTGGGCTATCTTCCGGGGGAGGTGTCGCTGCCGCCCCAGATGACCGGCGTGCAGTTCTTAAATTTCTGTGGAAAAATGCGGGAGCTGAAAAGCCAGCGCCGCAGAGACGAGCTGGTGGAACGCTTTGATCTGGATCCGTCTGTGAAGATCCGGCGGATGTCCCGGGGAACGAAACAGAAGCTGGCCATTGTGTGTGCCTTTATGCACCGGCCGGATGTGCTCATTCTGGATGAGCCGACCACCGGGCTGGATCCCCTCATGCGCAGCCGGTTCATTGAGCTTCTGCTGGAGGAGAAGGATATGGGGCGGACGATTTTCCTTTCCTCCCATATTTTTGAAGAGATGGAGAAGACCTGTGACCGGGTCGGCATGCTGGTGGGTGGCCATCTGGCAGCTGTGGAAACGGTGCCGGACGGAAAAGAACAGCGGCTGGAGGATATTTTCATGCACTATTACGGAGGAGAGGAACATGCTTAG
- a CDS encoding DNA topoisomerase, whose translation MAKALYIAEKPSVAQEFAKALHVSGRKGDGYIESEEAVVTWCVGHLVTMSYPEVYDEKFRKWSLATLPFLPEKFLYEVIPGVSKQFNTVKNLLTRSDVDTIYVCTDSGREGEYIYRLVEQMAGVTGKMRKRVWIDSQTEEEILRGIREAKDLSAYDNLAASAYLRAKEDYLMGINFSRLLTLKYGNSIASYLNTKYTVISVGRVMTCVLGMVVRREREIREFVKTPFYRVVSRMSLTGHAIEGEFRAVEGSRYYQSPLLYKENGFKKEESAKALIGELTGADSRIPDAQVLEISRKQEKKNPPLLYNLAELQNECSKLLKISPDETLRTVQELYEKKLVTYPRTDARVLSSAVAKEISRNLNGLSRFGELGAFASEILAEGSYKGIGKSRYTNDAQITDHYAIIPTGQGLGAFAGLNAQAQRVYLMIVRRFLSIFYPPAVYQKVSLTTAIDGEKFFSGFKMLLSEGYLKVLGRRPAQEKPSEEKNAGENGSGDKASEEEENIQGDTVLQEALKKLKKGDKIPVDGLDIREGETSPPKRYNSGSMILAMENAGQLIEDEELRAQIKGSGIGTSATRAEILKKLVNIKYLSLNKKTQVLTPTQLGEMVFDVVRASIRSLLNPELTASWEKGLTYVAQGDITEDEYMGKLTHFIVSRTDGVLGLNNQYQLRACYDAVAPFYKEAYKGTGRTTRTTGRAKAAAGTSRAKAGSARGRAKKTAAE comes from the coding sequence ATGGCAAAAGCATTATATATCGCAGAGAAACCCAGTGTGGCCCAGGAGTTTGCCAAGGCGCTGCACGTCAGTGGAAGAAAGGGAGACGGGTACATCGAGTCGGAGGAGGCGGTGGTGACCTGGTGCGTGGGCCATCTGGTGACCATGAGTTATCCCGAAGTGTATGACGAAAAATTCAGGAAGTGGAGCCTGGCGACACTTCCTTTTCTGCCGGAAAAATTTCTCTACGAGGTCATTCCGGGGGTGAGCAAACAGTTCAATACCGTGAAGAATCTGCTGACCCGGTCGGACGTGGATACGATCTATGTGTGCACCGACTCGGGACGGGAGGGAGAGTATATCTACCGACTGGTGGAGCAAATGGCAGGCGTTACAGGAAAAATGCGGAAACGGGTGTGGATCGATTCCCAGACGGAGGAAGAGATCCTGCGGGGCATCCGGGAAGCAAAAGATCTGTCAGCCTATGACAATCTGGCTGCTTCCGCTTACCTGCGGGCCAAGGAGGATTATCTCATGGGCATCAATTTTTCCCGGCTGCTGACATTAAAATATGGCAATTCCATTGCCAGCTATCTGAACACCAAATACACCGTCATTTCCGTGGGGCGGGTCATGACCTGTGTGCTGGGCATGGTTGTCCGCCGGGAGCGGGAGATCCGGGAATTTGTCAAAACGCCGTTTTATCGGGTGGTGAGCCGGATGTCGCTGACGGGCCATGCCATCGAAGGGGAATTCCGGGCGGTGGAGGGCTCCCGGTATTACCAGTCGCCCCTGCTTTATAAAGAAAACGGTTTCAAAAAGGAAGAGTCGGCGAAAGCACTTATCGGGGAGTTGACCGGGGCAGATAGCCGCATTCCCGATGCCCAGGTGCTGGAAATCTCCAGAAAACAGGAGAAAAAGAACCCGCCGCTGCTGTACAATCTGGCGGAGCTGCAGAATGAGTGCTCCAAACTTTTGAAGATCAGCCCGGACGAGACGCTGCGGACGGTGCAGGAGCTGTATGAGAAAAAGCTGGTGACCTATCCGCGAACCGATGCCCGGGTGCTGTCCAGCGCGGTGGCGAAAGAGATCAGCCGCAACTTAAACGGCCTCTCCCGATTTGGAGAGCTGGGGGCCTTTGCATCGGAGATTCTGGCGGAGGGCAGCTATAAGGGCATCGGCAAATCCCGGTACACCAACGATGCCCAGATCACCGATCACTATGCCATCATTCCCACCGGACAGGGACTGGGCGCTTTTGCGGGGCTGAATGCCCAGGCACAGCGGGTGTATCTCATGATCGTCCGGCGTTTCCTGAGCATTTTCTATCCACCGGCGGTGTACCAGAAGGTGAGCCTTACCACGGCCATCGACGGGGAAAAGTTTTTCTCCGGATTTAAGATGCTGTTATCCGAAGGGTACTTAAAGGTGCTGGGCAGACGTCCGGCCCAGGAAAAGCCTTCCGAAGAGAAAAATGCCGGTGAAAATGGTTCCGGGGACAAGGCTTCGGAGGAAGAAGAAAATATCCAGGGGGATACCGTTTTACAGGAAGCATTGAAGAAGCTGAAAAAAGGCGACAAGATCCCGGTGGATGGGCTGGATATCCGGGAGGGGGAGACCTCCCCGCCGAAGCGGTACAATTCCGGTTCCATGATCCTGGCCATGGAAAATGCCGGGCAGCTCATTGAGGATGAAGAGCTGCGGGCCCAGATCAAGGGAAGCGGCATCGGCACCAGCGCCACCCGGGCGGAAATTCTGAAAAAGCTGGTGAACATCAAGTATCTGAGCCTGAACAAAAAGACCCAGGTGCTGACACCTACCCAGTTGGGAGAAATGGTGTTTGATGTGGTGCGGGCGTCCATCCGTTCCCTGTTAAACCCGGAGTTGACCGCCAGCTGGGAGAAGGGGCTTACCTACGTGGCCCAGGGAGACATCACCGAGGATGAATATATGGGTAAGCTGACCCATTTCATCGTCAGCAGAACCGACGGTGTGCTGGGGCTGAACAACCAGTACCAGCTGCGGGCCTGTTACGATGCGGTGGCACCTTTTTATAAGGAAGCCTATAAAGGTACGGGAAGAACGACGCGGACGACGGGACGGGCAAAAGCCGCAGCCGGGACATCCAGAGCGAAGGCCGGTTCAGCCAGAGGCAGGGCGAAAAAGACGGCTGCGGAATAA
- a CDS encoding UDP-N-acetylglucosamine pyrophosphorylase: MEEKKVSKEMTIQENYSLQETIAAELFEGLTYPWEALPNIGAFIKKLGPTLPAEDYEQVGEDVWIARSATVAPTAYIHGPAIIGKEAEIRHCAFIRGNAIVGENAVVGNSTELKNVVLFNRVQVPHYNYVGDSILGYRAHMGAGSITSNVKSDKTLVVVKNGEEQIPTGFKKFGAMLGDCVEVGCNSVLNPGTVIGHHTNVYPLSAVRGFIPAESIFKKQDDIVKKQ; encoded by the coding sequence ATGGAGGAAAAGAAAGTGAGTAAGGAAATGACGATACAGGAAAATTACAGCTTACAGGAAACTATCGCGGCGGAACTGTTCGAGGGCTTGACTTATCCCTGGGAGGCGCTGCCCAATATCGGTGCGTTTATCAAAAAACTGGGCCCCACCCTTCCGGCAGAAGACTATGAGCAGGTGGGCGAGGACGTGTGGATCGCCCGTTCTGCCACCGTGGCGCCCACGGCTTATATCCACGGCCCGGCCATCATCGGCAAAGAGGCGGAGATCCGCCACTGCGCCTTCATCCGCGGCAACGCCATTGTGGGAGAGAACGCCGTGGTGGGCAACTCCACAGAGCTGAAAAATGTGGTGCTATTCAATCGGGTGCAGGTGCCCCATTACAATTATGTGGGCGATTCCATTCTGGGCTACCGGGCACATATGGGCGCCGGTTCCATCACCTCCAATGTAAAATCCGACAAGACACTGGTGGTGGTAAAGAATGGAGAAGAACAGATCCCTACCGGCTTTAAGAAATTCGGTGCCATGCTGGGGGACTGTGTGGAAGTGGGATGCAACAGCGTCCTCAATCCGGGCACGGTCATCGGCCATCACACCAACGTGTATCCGTTGTCTGCGGTACGGGGCTTCATTCCGGCGGAGAGCATCTTCAAAAAGCAGGATGATATTGTCAAAAAGCAGTGA
- a CDS encoding CapA family protein: protein MNSFFKGLTRGLLAVIPICLIVCVLFAGQRLMLTDRTSVSSRNAGSDVDSVSAEQTVSDKRSSEDTAPSPSDISAGGSRISHGGTSQNAFRSDDTTISIDSGNTAISNDRSKSDNIRNSDDTTPEPVLSFAGDMLFTENTLSHYHQQGISSMFSEELLSAMTDADLFMVNEEFPFSTRGEAAEDKQFTFRVDPSYVRIFQEIGVDVATVANNHALDFGVDAFTDSLDTLDQAGIARVGGGRTLSEAKAPVIRTVGDSTVGILGASRVIPVSSWTAGSARPGMFTAYDQAPLLNEISDLSSQCDYTVVYLHWGIEKDEYPQEYQRKLAYACIDAGADLVVGSHPHVLQGFETYKGKLIAYSLGNFLFSNSTNPTVLLQVHIKEDGTLAASLIPCTRVNGQIQKNTAPAALFSHLTELSYGVQVTADSDGNGQITAF, encoded by the coding sequence ATGAACAGTTTTTTCAAAGGACTTACCCGGGGGCTGCTGGCCGTTATCCCCATCTGTCTCATCGTCTGCGTGCTTTTCGCCGGACAGAGGCTGATGCTGACTGACAGGACATCCGTATCCTCCCGCAATGCTGGTTCTGATGTGGATTCTGTCTCCGCAGAACAGACAGTTTCTGACAAACGCTCCAGCGAAGACACTGCTCCTTCGCCTTCTGATATCAGTGCCGGCGGCAGCAGGATCTCTCATGGAGGAACTTCACAGAACGCCTTCCGTTCGGATGATACGACCATTTCTATTGACTCTGGTAACACGGCTATTTCAAACGATCGTTCCAAATCTGATAACATACGCAATTCCGACGACACCACTCCGGAGCCGGTTCTCTCTTTCGCCGGAGATATGCTTTTTACGGAAAACACCCTGTCCCACTACCATCAGCAGGGCATTTCCTCCATGTTCAGTGAGGAGCTGCTGTCTGCCATGACCGACGCTGATCTTTTCATGGTCAATGAGGAATTCCCGTTCAGCACCCGCGGGGAGGCAGCCGAGGACAAGCAGTTCACCTTCCGGGTGGATCCCTCCTACGTCCGCATTTTTCAGGAAATCGGTGTGGATGTGGCCACCGTTGCCAACAACCATGCGCTGGATTTCGGTGTAGATGCTTTCACAGACAGTCTGGATACGCTGGATCAGGCCGGGATCGCCCGGGTGGGCGGCGGCCGCACATTAAGCGAAGCCAAAGCACCGGTGATCCGCACCGTCGGTGACAGCACGGTGGGCATTCTGGGGGCCAGCCGGGTGATTCCCGTGTCTTCCTGGACAGCAGGAAGCGCCCGGCCAGGCATGTTCACTGCCTATGACCAGGCGCCTCTGTTAAACGAAATCTCGGATTTATCCTCCCAGTGTGATTACACTGTCGTCTATCTGCACTGGGGCATCGAAAAGGACGAATATCCCCAGGAATACCAGCGCAAACTGGCTTACGCCTGCATCGACGCCGGGGCCGATCTGGTGGTTGGCAGTCATCCCCATGTGCTGCAGGGCTTTGAAACCTACAAAGGAAAGCTCATCGCCTACAGCCTGGGCAACTTTCTGTTCAGCAACAGCACCAATCCCACCGTACTTCTGCAGGTGCACATAAAAGAAGACGGCACACTGGCCGCCTCTCTCATTCCCTGCACAAGGGTCAATGGACAGATACAGAAAAACACTGCGCCTGCGGCACTTTTCTCCCATCTGACCGAATTGTCTTATGGCGTGCAGGTTACCGCTGATAGTGATGGGAACGGACAGATCACTGCTTTTTGA
- a CDS encoding GNAT family acetyltransferase yields MLTEKELSPLNSIKKEAGTGSYQGMRWRIEKDGDDQMKVTIYPEPKSFACTPEEQKTSVQFPLTKEGRTQAAAWLWEQYEAQEERWKSAPRI; encoded by the coding sequence ATGCTGACAGAAAAAGAGTTATCACCGCTGAATTCCATCAAGAAAGAGGCGGGCACCGGCAGCTACCAGGGTATGCGCTGGCGGATCGAAAAAGACGGGGACGACCAGATGAAGGTGACGATCTACCCGGAACCGAAGTCGTTTGCCTGCACGCCGGAGGAGCAGAAGACGTCCGTACAGTTTCCGCTGACGAAGGAAGGGCGGACACAGGCGGCGGCCTGGCTGTGGGAGCAGTATGAAGCCCAGGAGGAACGGTGGAAGAGCGCACCGCGCATTTAA
- a CDS encoding M15 family metallopeptidase, which yields MSMKDHNRRKIRVGQIAVVCIGAALLAVGGVLAAGTPGAEALPHLHAEAVETIQGNDVKEASLQRGETDTAEDTQAATGSGEATGDAEKGMTYHDFQYLTEQIVENQMELHREASKELHRQQDAWRLILVNSTHLLDEDYAVERTKVGNGQYVDSRIAPELEAMLAAAKEDGVEISIISAYRSYDRQVNLYKNKIKRLERHGYSKAEATEEAGTVVAIPGMSEHATGLALDLASKSYPVLEEEQENTDAYQWLMQHCMEYGFILRYPKDKEEITGIIYEPWHFRYVGEEHARIIMEQGLCLEEYLEQYITEEEKEK from the coding sequence ATGAGTATGAAGGATCATAACAGAAGAAAAATACGGGTGGGACAGATTGCTGTGGTCTGCATCGGCGCAGCACTGCTGGCTGTGGGAGGTGTACTGGCGGCGGGAACGCCGGGAGCGGAAGCCCTGCCCCATCTGCACGCGGAGGCAGTGGAGACAATACAGGGGAATGATGTAAAAGAAGCTTCGCTACAGCGTGGAGAGACGGATACAGCAGAAGATACGCAGGCAGCAACCGGCAGCGGAGAAGCAACCGGAGATGCAGAAAAAGGGATGACATACCACGATTTCCAGTATCTGACAGAGCAGATCGTGGAAAATCAGATGGAGCTGCATCGGGAGGCATCAAAGGAGCTGCACAGACAGCAGGATGCCTGGAGGCTTATTCTGGTGAACAGTACCCATCTGCTGGACGAGGATTATGCGGTGGAGCGGACGAAGGTGGGCAACGGCCAGTATGTGGATAGCCGGATCGCCCCGGAGCTGGAGGCCATGCTGGCGGCGGCGAAGGAGGACGGGGTGGAGATCTCCATCATTTCTGCCTATCGTTCCTATGACCGGCAGGTAAACCTTTACAAAAACAAGATCAAACGGCTGGAGCGGCATGGGTATTCGAAGGCGGAAGCCACCGAGGAGGCCGGAACGGTCGTGGCGATACCGGGCATGAGTGAGCATGCCACCGGACTGGCGCTGGATCTGGCCAGCAAATCTTATCCGGTGCTGGAGGAAGAACAGGAGAATACGGATGCGTACCAGTGGCTGATGCAGCACTGCATGGAATATGGATTTATCCTGCGCTATCCCAAGGATAAGGAAGAGATCACAGGCATCATTTATGAGCCCTGGCATTTCCGGTATGTGGGCGAGGAGCATGCCCGGATCATCATGGAACAAGGGCTTTGTCTGGAGGAATATCTGGAGCAATACATAACGGAAGAGGAAAAGGAGAAATAG
- a CDS encoding bacteriocin transport accessory protein, producing the protein MKKIIAVLLTAILAVSLAACGSSSGQSGSNTEDNKENEAAVDIPDAVTLLTTVWDSYTGDEKFPAIGGDFSEANNKENAPGVYDLSDADAVEVNLGFPAVQLDAVDGAASLIHMMNGNTFTCGAFHVKDASQMDNVAAAVKASIMNKQWMCGFPDKLVILTVGDYLVSVYGAEDLVDNFQNHLTAAYASAVVVCDAPIE; encoded by the coding sequence ATGAAAAAAATCATAGCAGTATTACTGACGGCGATCCTGGCGGTTTCCCTGGCAGCCTGCGGCAGCAGCAGCGGACAGTCGGGCAGCAATACAGAGGATAACAAAGAAAACGAAGCAGCAGTGGACATCCCGGATGCGGTGACGCTCCTGACGACCGTCTGGGACAGTTACACGGGCGACGAGAAATTCCCTGCGATAGGCGGAGATTTTTCAGAAGCGAATAACAAGGAAAATGCACCTGGCGTATATGATCTGTCGGATGCAGATGCGGTGGAGGTGAACCTTGGCTTTCCGGCAGTCCAGCTGGATGCGGTGGACGGTGCAGCTTCCCTCATTCACATGATGAACGGCAATACGTTTACCTGCGGGGCCTTCCATGTAAAGGACGCCTCCCAGATGGACAACGTGGCAGCGGCTGTGAAGGCGTCGATCATGAACAAGCAGTGGATGTGCGGTTTCCCGGACAAGCTGGTGATCCTGACGGTGGGCGATTATCTGGTGAGCGTTTACGGCGCAGAGGATCTGGTGGACAATTTCCAGAATCACCTGACGGCAGCTTATGCATCTGCGGTCGTTGTGTGTGACGCACCCATCGAATAA
- a CDS encoding MBOAT family O-acyltransferase — translation MVFSSVPFLYYFLPVAMALYFLVPAKGRNGVLFLESLVFYAWGDARYVPMLLFDVAQGYACARLICWHRTSSWPEKNRMRWKKCWLAVSVLCALGMLGYYKYADFFLENWNRMTGGNVRLLQLVLPAGISFYTFQIISYTVDVYRGTTAVQRRLVDLAAYICMFPQLIAGPIVRYETIAAQLAGRTCSVDQAAAGVRRLILGLSKKVLLADSLGLLVTTFRQSEKTVLFYWIYAIAFTLQIYFDFSGYSDMAVGMGQMLGFSFPDNFRYPYISKSITEFWRRWHISLGQWFRDYVYIPLGGNRKGRGRQLLAIAVVWLATGLWHGAAWNFVLWGALYALLLLTEKWFTGRLLAKSRLLCHVYVLFFVVVGFVLFDAGSLAEAGESLRAMAGLSGLPLCSSVTLYYGKSYAVLLLAAAVLATPYPMRLLRKIRALPLPEKWGGRKMGDDLPVQLLEIGGLLLLLLVCTAFLVAGSFHPFLYFRF, via the coding sequence ATGGTATTTTCAAGTGTTCCGTTCCTGTACTATTTTTTACCGGTGGCGATGGCCCTGTATTTCCTCGTCCCGGCAAAGGGCAGGAACGGTGTTCTTTTTCTGGAAAGTCTGGTGTTCTATGCCTGGGGCGATGCCCGCTATGTGCCCATGCTGCTTTTTGATGTGGCCCAGGGGTATGCCTGCGCCCGTCTGATATGCTGGCACCGGACGTCCTCCTGGCCGGAGAAAAACAGGATGCGCTGGAAAAAATGCTGGCTGGCGGTCAGTGTGCTCTGTGCGCTGGGAATGCTTGGCTATTATAAATATGCAGATTTCTTTCTGGAAAACTGGAACCGGATGACGGGAGGAAACGTAAGACTTTTGCAGCTGGTACTGCCCGCGGGCATCAGCTTTTATACGTTTCAGATCATCAGCTATACGGTGGATGTTTACCGGGGAACAACGGCGGTACAGCGTAGGCTTGTGGATCTGGCAGCCTATATCTGTATGTTTCCTCAGCTCATTGCCGGTCCTATCGTCCGGTATGAGACCATTGCGGCGCAGCTTGCCGGTCGCACCTGCAGCGTGGATCAGGCGGCAGCCGGTGTCCGGCGGTTGATTCTTGGTCTGTCCAAAAAGGTGCTGCTGGCAGATTCCCTGGGGCTGTTGGTGACAACCTTTCGACAGAGTGAAAAGACGGTGCTGTTTTACTGGATCTATGCCATTGCTTTTACCCTGCAGATTTATTTTGATTTTTCCGGATACAGTGATATGGCGGTGGGCATGGGACAGATGCTGGGCTTTTCCTTTCCGGATAACTTCCGGTATCCGTACATTTCAAAAAGCATCACGGAATTCTGGCGGCGGTGGCATATTTCCCTGGGCCAGTGGTTCCGGGATTATGTGTATATTCCCCTGGGCGGCAATCGAAAGGGCCGGGGGCGGCAGCTGCTGGCCATTGCCGTTGTGTGGCTGGCCACCGGCCTGTGGCACGGGGCGGCCTGGAATTTTGTGCTGTGGGGCGCTTTGTATGCCCTGCTGTTGCTGACGGAAAAATGGTTCACCGGGCGGCTGCTTGCAAAGAGCCGTCTGCTTTGTCATGTCTATGTACTGTTTTTCGTGGTGGTGGGCTTTGTGCTTTTTGACGCCGGAAGCCTTGCAGAGGCGGGAGAGAGCCTTCGGGCCATGGCCGGGCTGTCAGGATTGCCCTTGTGCAGCAGCGTGACTCTTTATTATGGAAAAAGCTACGCTGTCCTTCTGCTGGCGGCCGCCGTGCTGGCGACTCCTTATCCCATGCGGCTGCTGCGGAAGATAAGGGCGTTACCGCTGCCGGAAAAATGGGGCGGCAGAAAAATGGGAGACGATCTGCCAGTACAACTGCTGGAAATCGGCGGCCTTTTGCTGTTGCTGCTGGTGTGCACTGCATTTCTGGTGGCAGGATCCTTCCATCCATTTCTCTATTTTCGGTTTTAA